A stretch of the Zeugodacus cucurbitae isolate PBARC_wt_2022May chromosome 6, idZeuCucr1.2, whole genome shotgun sequence genome encodes the following:
- the LOC105211643 gene encoding CD63 antigen codes for MNCLASIIKYLIYIANVVFVICGILIIILGSLMIGNLGEFKSLDEAFNVEALPIIIIVLGCIIFVISFFGCCGAIRESSCCMTTYAVLMLIMFCLQIALVIWVFVKRADFLKTMGDVVDTAWKENNSNKNVPMDALQISFKCCGKNNYEDYLMAGNKVPISCCGSLEIKECPEDVYKTKPGCKDEFVGFWSTNMNIIRYAGIAVAGIELAVFTIACCLASSMRNSRRNDIY; via the exons ATGAATTGTCTGGCatcaattattaaatatttaatctatATCGCTAATGTAGTGTTTGTG ATATGTGGCATACTCATCATTATACTTGGCTCACTTATGATTGGCAATCTTGGCGAATTCAAATCATTAGATGAGGCTTTTAACGTTGAAGCATTACCCATCATAATAATTGTACTAGGTTGTATAATATTTGTGATATCATTCTTCGGCTGCTGTGGCGCGATACGCGAGAGTTCTTGTTGCATGACAACG TATGCCGTCTTAATGCTCATCATGTTCTGTCTGCAAATTGCTTTAGTAATCTGGGTATTTGTCAAACGTGCCGACTTCTTGAAAACTATGGGTGATGTTGTTGATACGGCGTGGAAGGAGAATAACTCCAATAAGAATGTTCCAATGGACGCATTACAGATTAGC TTCAAGTGTTGTGGCAAAAACAATTATGAAGATTATCTAATGGCGGGTAATAAGGTGCCGATTTCATGTTGTGGTTCACTCGAGATCAAGGAGTGTCCTGAAGATGTTTACAAGACCAAGCCTGGCTGTAAGGATGAATTCGTTGGATTCTGGTCCACAAACATGAATATTATCCGTTATGCGGGCATTGCAGTTGCGGGCATTGAATTGGCGGTATTCACAATAGCCTGTTGTCTGGCGAGTAGCATGCGCAATTCGCGAAGGAATGACatctattaa
- the Cd63_2 gene encoding 23 kDa integral membrane protein, with the protein MSCGISLVKYLLFLFNLLCSICGILLIVFGILLFSNIHNIDDIAEAVQTQQVPITMIVLGSVILLISFFGCCGAIRESYCMSMTYSVLLFVLMIGQLALVIYMWVEKDRYLTMMGDVVEKAWARRTRKSDYMDAIQISMECCGKNSYIDYSFQGYYPPSCCKGSHCGTDNVYRRGCKQAFVDFWDRNSDVIKYAGLVVAAIEFVGFIFACCLANNIRNYRRRSAY; encoded by the exons ATGAGTTGTGGCATTTCTTTGGTTAAATATCTgctattcttatttaatttgctATGTTCG ATATGCGGCATATTGCTAATCGTCTTTGGCATACTGCTCTTCAGCAATATACACAATATCGATGACATAGCCGAGGCTGTACAAACACAACAAGTGCCCATTACAATGATCGTTTTGGGTTCGGTGATCTTGTTGATCTCCTTCTTCGGTTGCTGTGGCGCGATACGCGAATCTTATTGCATGTCGATGAcg TATTCTGTGCTGCTCTTCGTACTAATGATCGGACAACTCGCACTCGTTATATACATGTGGGTCGAAAAAGATCGTTACCTGACAATGATGGGTGATGTCGTCGAGAAGGCATGGGCGCGTAGGACACGCAAATCCGACTACATGGATGCCATACAAATTAGT atgGAATGCTGCGGTAAGAACTCTTACATTGATTACTCTTTCCAAGGCTACTATCCACCATCATGCTGTAAGGGTAGTCACTGCGGCACTGATAATGTCTATCGTCGTGGCTGTAAGCAGGCATTTGTCGATTTCTGGGATAGGAATAGTGATGTTATCAAATATGCCGGTTTGGTTGTTGCAGCCATTGAG tTCGTTGGCTTCATATTCGCCTGCTGCTTAGCGAATAACATTCGAAATTACAGACGTCGCTCGGCCTACTGA
- the LOC105211646 gene encoding uncharacterized protein LOC105211646, with product MATNSLKSYIVSKYEGLCNYMERDTIGTQAAIYGTSGLMLLIAYIKRKPAYLVRPFKKPSHIPEKLINERIMHTGLIRDIQVKDQDTILLISHRPLIPIFASKDRVLPVKLPGIRVNGNGVSWLQSCIVGRRATFLPLAKSKSDDFVVSQLCLVHPPKGGRLIDISETLLKLCFARFAPDEAAAVKRNAKYYAHLKKVEASALTKQSWLYWLARHPSLWTMLRDAKAKVFSRKTLLPELVR from the coding sequence ATGGCAACAAACAGTTTAAAATCATATATAGTTTCTAAATACGAAGGTTTATGCAATTATATGGAGCGTGACACAATTGGGACACAAGCTGCTATATACGGTACATCAGGTCTAATGCTACTGATTGCCTATATTAAACGCAAACCGGCATATTTAGTGCGTCCTTTCAAAAAACCTTCTCATATCCCCGAGAAGTTGATAAATGAACGTATTATGCACACTGGTCTAATACGTGATATACAAGTGAAAGATCAGGATACTATATTGCTCATCAGCCATAGACCATTAATACCGATATTCGCTAGCAAGGATAGAGTACTACCCGTTAAATTGCCCGGCATACGAGTGAATGGCAATGGCGTATCATGGTTACAATCATGTATAGTCGGCCGTCGTGCCACTTTCTTACCACTGGCTAAAAGTAAAAGTGATGATTTTGTTGTTAGTCAACTGTGTCTGGTACACCCCCCAAAAGGTGGACGTCTCATCGACATATCCGAAACATTATTGAAATTATGTTTCGCACGCTTTGCGCCGGATGAGGCTGCAGCAGTGAAGCGTAATGCAAAATACTATGCACATCTGAAGAAAGTGGAGGCGAGCGCACTGACAAAACAATCTTGGTTATATTGGTTAGCCAGACATCCATCACTGTGGACTATGCTGCGTGATGCAAAGGctaaagttttttcgcgtaagACTTTATTGCCGGAGCTAGTACGTTAA
- the LOC105211648 gene encoding uncharacterized protein LOC105211648 produces the protein MTEKKFNSKMPSASASAVNNSNNSNNAAAAKAEREERLRSALKAFVLKERQRKKEEYDAKEEEERLRKERDELDHQNDVSLEDTRDKISKLDQQIKDLHNQKQQLFLQLKKVLNEDENRKKQQKDNELFAMQALQVQQVNVAPLPPQVFIPPVRMQHHPIPIVPKPVANQPVKRTRSPSPPSHQTYYKNAAYAPPKLDDGRRGAEYSRVAWSSKPPAQYQGPGALFYPATGNAPQPPPDGRGPAIIYPYGLSIRQGFQLEMQLAPSVPVSKSDQASSKSSQVYPLSLDAPPISQSGPVSSVPPGVQAQKPQVTMEKIGERYHPDVKHEGPSSHGPPHQLPEGVVYTPMMPGMALHPGMMQISSNPGQNPKSASSINQGYATGRGAAVAHEHMARQPQIMQGQPGQPQQQQINYTRRMY, from the exons ATGACAGAGAAgaaatttaattctaaaatGCCATCTGCTTCGGCCTCAGCTgtgaacaacagcaataatagtaataatgcAGCTGCTGCAAAGGCCGAAAGGGAGGAGCGCCTCAGATCAGCACTCAAGGCATTTGTTCTCAAGGAACGTCAACGTAAGAAAGAAG AATATGATGCAAAAGAAGAGGAGGAACGCCTGCGAAAGGAGCGTGATGAGCTTGATCACCAAAATGATGTATCACTTGAAGATACACGTGACAAAATTTCCAAACTTGATCAACAAATTAAAGATTTGCATAATCAGAAGCAGCAGTTATTTTTACAGTTAAAGAAAGTATTAAATGAAGATGAAAAtcgtaaaaaacaacaaaaagataaCGAATTATTCGCTATGCAAGCTCTGCAAGTACAGCAAGTAAATGTTGCACCGTTGCCGCCACAAGTGTTCATACCGCCTGTCCGTATGCAGCACCATCCAATACCCATTGTACCCAAg CCTGTTGCGAATCAACCTGTCAAACGTACTCGCAGTCCATCACCTCCGTCGCATCAAACATACTATAAAAATGCGGCCTACGCCCCACCGA AACTCGATGATGGGCGACGCGGTGCTGAATATTCCCGTGTTGCTTGGAGTAGTA aaCCACCTGCACAATATCAAGGACCCGGTGCATTGTTTTATCCTGCCACAGGCAATGCACCACAACCACCACCAGATGGTCGTGGTCCAGCTATAATATATCCATATGGCTTATCAATACGACAGGGCTTCCAATTGGAAATGCAGTTAGCGCCTTCTGTACCGGTCTCAAAATCAGATCAGGCATCGTCGAAATCATCACAAGTGTATCCACTTAGCCTGGATGCGCCACCCATCTCGCAATCTGGACCCGTATCATCTGTACCACCAGGTGTACAAGCACAAAAGCCACAAGTTACAATGGAGAAAATCGGTGAACGTTATCACCCTGATGTAAAACATGAGGGACCATCAAGTCATGGACCACCACACCAATTGCCAGAGGGTGTGGTATACACACCAATGATGCCTGGCATGGCGCTACATCCAGGCATGATGCAAATCAGTAGCAATCCAGGGCAG AATCCCAAGTCAGCGTCGAGTATAAACCAGGGTTATGCTACTGGCCGTGGCGCTGCTGTTGCACATGAGCATATGGCGCGGCAACCGCAAATAATGCAGGGACAACCGggacagccacaacaacaacaaattaattatacCAGACGTATGTACTAA